In one window of Paracoccus saliphilus DNA:
- the parE gene encoding DNA topoisomerase IV subunit B produces the protein MADDLLSAADISVDSYSASSIEVLEGLEPVRKRPGMYIGGTDERALHHMVAEILDNSMDEAVAGHASRIEVELLADYSVTIRDNGRGIPIDPHPKFPGKSALEVILCTLHAGGKFSGDSYETSGGLHGVGASVVNALSDSLVVQVARNRELFQQSFSRGVPLGSVEKLGAAPNRRGTTVTFHPDAEIFGHHRFKPARLLKMVKSKAYLFSGVEIRWKSEIEEDDTPMEAVFHFPGGLADYLGETLGGATTYSERPFAGSVDFKRFNAPGKVDWAINWTPSRDGFIQSYCNTVPTPEGGTHEAGFWAAILKGVRAYGELVNNKKAAQITREDLLTGGCALVSCFIRDPEFVGQTKDRLATTEAQKLVEGAVRDHFDNWLAADTKSAGAILDFLILRAEERLRRRQEKETARKSATKKLRLPGKLVDCSNSARDGTELFIVEGDSAGGSAKMARDRKNQALLPLRGKILNVLGAASSKMGANQEINDLCQALGTGMGTKFNLDDLRYDKIIIMTDADVDGAHIASLLMTFFFTQMRPLLDKGHLYLACPPLYRLTQGANRVYVADDAEKVRLEEKGLGGKGKIDVQRFKGLGEMDAKDLRETTMNPDTRKLIRVSIDEETGGETGDLVERLMGKKPELRFQYIQENARFVEELDV, from the coding sequence ATGGCCGATGATCTTCTTTCCGCCGCCGACATCAGCGTCGACAGCTATTCCGCCTCGTCCATCGAGGTGCTGGAGGGGCTCGAACCTGTCCGCAAGCGCCCCGGCATGTATATCGGCGGCACGGATGAACGCGCGCTGCACCACATGGTCGCCGAGATCCTCGACAACTCCATGGACGAGGCCGTCGCCGGTCACGCCAGCCGGATCGAGGTCGAACTGCTCGCCGATTACAGCGTGACCATCCGGGACAACGGCCGCGGCATCCCGATCGACCCGCATCCCAAGTTCCCCGGCAAATCGGCGCTCGAGGTGATCCTTTGCACGCTGCATGCGGGTGGCAAGTTCTCGGGCGATTCCTACGAGACCTCGGGCGGCCTTCACGGCGTCGGCGCCTCGGTGGTGAACGCGCTTTCCGACAGCCTAGTGGTGCAGGTCGCGCGCAACCGCGAATTGTTCCAGCAAAGCTTCTCGCGCGGGGTTCCGCTCGGGTCGGTCGAGAAACTCGGCGCCGCCCCGAACCGCCGCGGCACGACCGTCACCTTCCACCCCGATGCCGAGATATTCGGCCATCACCGCTTCAAGCCCGCTCGGCTGCTGAAGATGGTGAAATCCAAGGCCTATCTGTTCTCGGGCGTCGAGATCCGCTGGAAATCCGAGATCGAGGAAGACGACACGCCCATGGAAGCGGTCTTCCACTTCCCCGGCGGGCTGGCCGACTATCTGGGCGAGACGCTCGGCGGCGCCACCACCTATTCCGAGCGTCCCTTTGCCGGCAGCGTCGATTTCAAGCGCTTCAACGCGCCGGGCAAGGTCGATTGGGCGATCAACTGGACGCCCTCACGCGACGGTTTCATCCAGTCCTATTGCAACACCGTACCCACGCCCGAGGGCGGCACGCATGAGGCCGGTTTCTGGGCCGCGATCCTGAAGGGCGTCCGCGCCTATGGCGAGCTGGTGAACAACAAGAAGGCCGCCCAGATCACCCGCGAGGATTTGCTGACCGGCGGCTGCGCGCTTGTCAGCTGTTTCATCCGCGATCCCGAATTCGTCGGCCAGACCAAGGACCGGTTGGCCACGACCGAGGCGCAGAAGCTGGTCGAAGGGGCCGTGCGCGACCATTTCGACAACTGGCTGGCGGCAGATACGAAATCGGCGGGCGCGATCCTCGATTTCCTGATCCTGCGGGCCGAGGAACGGCTGCGCCGCCGCCAGGAAAAGGAAACCGCCCGCAAATCCGCCACCAAGAAGCTGCGGCTTCCCGGCAAGCTGGTCGATTGCTCGAATTCGGCCCGCGACGGCACCGAACTGTTCATCGTCGAGGGCGACTCGGCCGGCGGCAGTGCCAAGATGGCCCGCGACCGCAAGAACCAGGCGCTTCTGCCCCTGCGCGGCAAGATCCTGAACGTGCTCGGCGCCGCCTCCAGCAAGATGGGCGCGAACCAGGAGATCAACGACCTGTGCCAGGCGCTCGGCACCGGGATGGGGACGAAGTTCAACCTGGATGACCTGCGTTACGACAAGATCATCATCATGACCGATGCCGATGTCGATGGCGCCCATATCGCCAGCCTGCTGATGACATTCTTCTTCACCCAGATGCGCCCGCTGCTCGACAAGGGCCATCTCTATCTCGCCTGCCCGCCGCTTTACCGGCTGACGCAGGGGGCGAACCGCGTCTATGTCGCCGACGATGCCGAGAAGGTGCGGCTGGAGGAAAAGGGCCTGGGCGGCAAGGGCAAGATCGACGTGCAGCGCTTCAAGGGCCTGGGCGAGATGGATGCCAAGGATCTGCGCGAAACCACGATGAATCCCGACACCCGCAAGCTGATCCGCGTCAGCATCGACGAGGAGACCGGCGGCGAAACCGGCGACCTGGTCGAGCGGCTGATGGGCAAGAAACCCGAATTGCGTTTCCAGTATATCCAGGAGAATGCGCGTTTCGTCGAAGAGCTGGATGTCTGA
- a CDS encoding outer membrane protein transport protein — MKYVFSGATALLISAAPVMSGGIDRSGQFLGPLWEPGNYAEFSFAHVKPTVSSNIADVGGIGIGTTNTADVADSYSQFGLAYKRQFNDNLSGAVMLDQPFGADIDYPFAPEGSPYLGGTGADVSATELTGVVRYVMPETGFGVHGGIRALSTSADVHLGGAVFAAQGADGYHLNLDRETDIGWLAGVSWEKPEIAARVALTFNSAIEHEFDSIHRIGGVQVAPNDKTKVKMPKSVNLEFQTGIAEDTLLMGSVRWVDWSEFKVRPSVLGGTSLTNFEDSTTYTIGIGRKFTDRWSGAVSFLYEGDGDGVGTPLSPYEGKKGITLAAVYTQDNVKITTGISYVKLGAADVGVGEGAERVVIGEKDEGKVWGVGVKVGYSF, encoded by the coding sequence ATGAAATACGTGTTTTCCGGCGCCACCGCATTGCTGATCAGCGCCGCACCCGTCATGTCCGGCGGCATCGACCGCAGCGGCCAGTTCCTCGGCCCGCTCTGGGAGCCGGGTAATTATGCCGAGTTCAGCTTTGCCCATGTCAAGCCGACTGTCAGCAGCAATATTGCGGATGTCGGCGGAATAGGTATTGGCACGACCAATACTGCCGATGTCGCGGACAGCTACAGTCAGTTCGGTCTGGCATATAAAAGGCAGTTCAACGACAACCTGTCCGGGGCCGTGATGCTCGACCAGCCATTCGGCGCCGATATCGATTATCCTTTCGCCCCGGAAGGGTCGCCTTATTTGGGCGGCACAGGTGCGGATGTTTCCGCGACCGAGCTCACCGGGGTGGTCCGCTACGTGATGCCGGAAACCGGCTTCGGCGTGCATGGCGGTATTCGCGCCCTGAGCACCTCTGCCGATGTGCATCTGGGCGGCGCGGTATTCGCTGCGCAAGGTGCCGATGGTTATCACCTCAACCTCGACCGGGAAACCGATATCGGCTGGCTTGCGGGCGTTTCTTGGGAGAAGCCTGAAATCGCGGCACGGGTTGCGCTGACCTTCAATTCTGCCATCGAGCACGAGTTCGACTCGATACACAGGATCGGCGGGGTGCAGGTTGCGCCGAATGACAAAACCAAGGTGAAGATGCCTAAATCCGTGAACCTGGAGTTTCAGACCGGGATCGCGGAGGATACATTGCTGATGGGCTCGGTTCGGTGGGTTGACTGGTCCGAATTCAAGGTCCGGCCAAGTGTTCTGGGGGGAACGAGCCTGACCAATTTCGAGGACTCGACAACCTACACGATCGGCATCGGCCGGAAATTCACCGATCGCTGGTCGGGCGCGGTCTCGTTCCTCTATGAAGGTGACGGCGATGGGGTCGGAACCCCGCTGTCGCCCTATGAGGGCAAGAAAGGCATTACCCTCGCGGCTGTCTATACGCAGGACAATGTCAAGATCACGACCGGCATCAGCTATGTCAAGCTGGGCGCTGCGGATGTCGGAGTCGGCGAAGGAGCCGAAAGAGTTGTCATCGGCGAAAAGGACGAGGGCAAGGTCTGGGGCGTCGGCGTGAAGGTGGGCTACAGCTTCTGA
- the guaB gene encoding IMP dehydrogenase — protein sequence MQIREALTFDDVLLVPAASTVLPSTADVTTHVTRSIRMNIPLLSSAMDTVTESRMAIAMAQSGGIGVIHRNLTTEQQADEVRRVKRFESGIVYKPITLAPDQTLADAKALQERYRVTGFPVVESDGRVVGIVTNRDMRFASDDRTPVRVMMTSDRLAMLTEPADRQQAIDLMKERRIEKLLVTDGQGKLTGLLTLKDTEKAVLNPLACKDDLGRLRVAAASTVGDDGFERSQALIEAGVDMVVIDTAHGHSAGVAKAVERVKAFSNEVQVVAGNVATAEAVRALIGAGADAVKVGIGPGSICTTRVVAGVGVPQLTAIMDAASAAGDVPVIADGGIKLSGDFAKAIAAGASCAMVGSAIAGTDESPGEIILYQGRSFKSYRGMGSLGAMARGSADRYFQKDAATDKLVPEGIEGQVPYKGPAGTVIHQLVGGLRAAMGYTGCATVEEMRRNCEFVRITGAGLKESHVHDVQITRESPNYRIG from the coding sequence ATGCAGATTCGTGAGGCTCTCACCTTTGACGATGTTCTATTGGTTCCCGCCGCATCAACCGTCCTGCCTTCGACGGCGGATGTGACGACGCATGTGACGCGTTCGATCCGGATGAATATCCCGCTGCTGTCCTCGGCCATGGATACGGTGACCGAAAGCCGGATGGCGATTGCCATGGCGCAATCGGGCGGAATAGGCGTGATTCACCGCAACCTCACCACCGAGCAGCAGGCCGACGAGGTGCGCCGTGTGAAGCGCTTCGAATCCGGCATCGTCTACAAGCCGATCACGCTTGCCCCCGACCAGACGCTGGCCGATGCCAAGGCGCTGCAAGAGCGCTATAGAGTCACCGGCTTCCCGGTGGTGGAAAGCGATGGCCGCGTGGTCGGTATCGTGACCAATCGCGACATGCGCTTTGCCAGCGACGACAGGACGCCGGTGCGGGTGATGATGACATCCGACCGGCTCGCCATGCTGACCGAGCCCGCCGACCGCCAGCAGGCCATCGACCTGATGAAGGAGCGCCGGATCGAGAAGCTGCTGGTCACCGATGGGCAGGGCAAGCTGACCGGGCTTCTCACGCTCAAGGATACGGAAAAAGCGGTGCTGAACCCGCTGGCCTGCAAGGACGATTTGGGCCGGCTGCGCGTGGCCGCCGCCTCGACCGTCGGCGATGACGGGTTCGAGCGTTCGCAGGCCCTGATCGAGGCCGGGGTGGACATGGTGGTGATCGATACAGCGCATGGCCATTCGGCAGGCGTTGCCAAGGCGGTCGAGCGGGTCAAGGCCTTTTCGAACGAGGTGCAGGTGGTGGCAGGAAATGTCGCCACCGCCGAAGCGGTTCGCGCCCTGATCGGAGCCGGTGCGGATGCGGTCAAGGTGGGCATCGGGCCGGGGTCGATCTGCACGACGCGGGTCGTGGCGGGCGTCGGCGTGCCGCAACTGACCGCGATCATGGATGCCGCGAGCGCGGCGGGCGATGTGCCGGTCATCGCCGATGGCGGCATCAAGCTGTCGGGAGATTTCGCCAAGGCCATCGCGGCGGGGGCAAGCTGCGCCATGGTCGGCAGCGCCATCGCGGGCACCGACGAGAGCCCCGGAGAGATCATCCTGTACCAGGGCCGCAGCTTCAAGAGCTATCGCGGCATGGGAAGCCTTGGGGCGATGGCGCGCGGCTCGGCCGACCGTTATTTCCAGAAAGACGCCGCAACCGACAAGCTGGTGCCCGAGGGGATCGAGGGCCAGGTGCCCTACAAGGGCCCGGCGGGCACGGTGATCCATCAGCTTGTCGGCGGATTGCGGGCGGCGATGGGCTATACCGGCTGCGCCACCGTCGAGGAGATGCGCCGCAATTGCGAATTCGTGCGGATCACCGGGGCGGGGCTGAAGGAAAGCCATGTCCACGACGTGCAGATCACGCGGGAGAGCCCGAATTACCGCATCGGGTAA
- a CDS encoding ATPase translates to MIYKTGKEWLSAPHKRVALFGMSGLGKTFLSSMLRETGDWFHYSVDYRIGTRYMGERITDNFKRHAMQVPLLRELLMTDSVYIASNITFENLAPLSTYLGKPGDPAQGGLDFDEYMKRQNQHRAAEIAAMLDTGHFIERAQDIYGYDHFICDTSGSVCEVVDPDNSDDPVLKAMEDRMLMVWIKGSDDHTAELVHRFDKAPKPMYYQPDFLRAAWREYTDKHPAPVNPDAFIRWTYARALAHRQPRYAAMAQRGITVTAEEVTAVRDASDFTELVARAIDRKE, encoded by the coding sequence ATGATCTACAAGACCGGCAAGGAATGGCTCTCGGCCCCGCATAAGCGCGTCGCGCTGTTCGGCATGTCGGGGCTGGGCAAGACCTTTCTGTCCTCGATGCTGCGCGAGACCGGCGACTGGTTCCATTACTCGGTCGACTACCGCATCGGCACGCGCTACATGGGCGAGCGGATCACCGACAATTTCAAGCGCCACGCCATGCAGGTGCCGCTGCTGCGCGAGTTGCTGATGACCGACAGTGTCTATATCGCCAGCAATATCACCTTCGAGAACCTCGCGCCCCTGTCCACCTATCTGGGCAAGCCGGGCGATCCGGCGCAGGGCGGGCTGGATTTCGACGAATACATGAAGCGCCAGAACCAGCACCGCGCGGCCGAGATCGCCGCGATGCTGGATACCGGCCATTTCATCGAACGCGCGCAGGACATCTATGGCTATGACCATTTCATCTGCGACACCAGCGGCTCGGTCTGCGAGGTGGTGGACCCCGATAATTCCGACGACCCGGTGCTGAAGGCCATGGAAGACCGGATGCTGATGGTCTGGATCAAGGGATCGGACGACCATACCGCGGAACTGGTCCACCGCTTCGACAAGGCTCCCAAGCCCATGTATTACCAGCCGGATTTCCTTCGCGCCGCGTGGAGGGAATACACCGACAAACACCCCGCGCCGGTCAATCCCGACGCTTTCATCCGCTGGACCTATGCTCGCGCATTGGCCCATCGCCAACCGCGCTATGCCGCCATGGCACAGCGCGGCATCACCGTCACCGCCGAGGAAGTCACGGCGGTACGAGACGCATCAGACTTCACCGAACTGGTGGCCCGCGCCATCGATCGCAAGGAATAA
- a CDS encoding homoserine O-succinyltransferase has translation MPITLNEDLPAYRILSDEGVMVMSPGRAAMQDIRPLRIGLLNLMPKKIQTENQFARLIGATPLQIDFQLIRMSEHESRHTAADHMESFYRPFREVEETGEKFDGVIITGAPIEHLTFGDVTYWDELRRVFDWTQTHVHSTFGVCWGGMAMAWHFHGLEKHMLDHKAFGCFRHRNLFPTSPYLRGFSDDVLVPVSRWTEVRQSDIDARPALTTLLASHEVGPCLVEDTGHRALYIFNHLEYDSTTLKDEYDRDVDNGRPVTVPRNYYPDDNPAQAPANRWRSHAHLLYGNWINEIYQTTSFDITRIGEG, from the coding sequence ATGCCCATCACCCTGAACGAAGATCTCCCCGCTTACCGCATCCTGTCGGATGAGGGCGTGATGGTGATGTCGCCGGGGCGGGCCGCAATGCAGGATATCCGGCCATTGCGCATCGGGCTTTTGAACCTGATGCCCAAGAAGATTCAGACCGAGAACCAGTTCGCCCGGCTGATCGGCGCCACGCCCCTGCAGATCGATTTCCAGTTGATCCGCATGTCGGAACATGAAAGCCGCCATACCGCCGCCGATCATATGGAAAGCTTCTATCGCCCCTTCCGCGAAGTCGAGGAAACCGGCGAAAAATTCGATGGGGTCATCATCACCGGCGCGCCGATCGAGCATCTGACCTTCGGCGATGTCACCTATTGGGACGAGCTGAGGCGGGTCTTCGACTGGACGCAGACCCATGTCCATTCCACCTTCGGCGTCTGCTGGGGCGGGATGGCGATGGCATGGCATTTCCACGGGCTTGAAAAACATATGCTGGATCACAAGGCCTTCGGCTGCTTCCGTCACCGGAACCTGTTCCCCACCTCGCCCTATCTGCGCGGCTTCTCGGATGATGTGCTGGTCCCGGTCAGCCGCTGGACCGAGGTGCGTCAAAGCGATATCGACGCACGTCCCGCGCTGACCACCTTGCTGGCCAGCCACGAGGTCGGCCCCTGCCTGGTCGAGGATACCGGTCATCGCGCGCTCTATATCTTCAATCACCTGGAATATGACAGCACCACGCTCAAGGACGAATATGACCGCGACGTGGACAATGGCAGGCCGGTCACCGTGCCCCGCAACTATTACCCGGATGACAACCCCGCGCAGGCGCCTGCGAACCGCTGGCGCAGCCATGCGCATCTGCTTTACGGTAACTGGATCAACGAGATCTACCAGACGACCAGCTTTGACATCACCCGTATCGGAGAGGGATGA
- the ppk2 gene encoding polyphosphate kinase 2 codes for MSKMPELPLVGAISEYLEEQAPKEIRKPIEKADKDEVLDPGYPYREEMDKDDYKDQMKLLQLQLVRLMHDVNATGKRLVVLFEGRDAAGKGGTIERIRENLNPRSAYIVALPKPTERESGQWYFQRYTDWLPAAGEIALFDRSWYNRGVVEKVFGFCSDVQRNAFFRQLPGFEQTLVDDGIVLVKLWLNVGRAEQLQRFLDREKDPLKQWKLSSIDVDGLAKWDEYTEAITETLNLSHSPIAPWTVIRSDDKRRARIAAIQTVLNAVDYAGKDEKAIGEIDPKIAGGPEMLKR; via the coding sequence ATGTCCAAGATGCCGGAACTTCCGCTCGTCGGCGCGATCAGCGAATATCTGGAGGAACAGGCCCCGAAAGAGATCCGCAAACCCATTGAAAAGGCCGACAAGGACGAGGTCCTCGATCCCGGCTATCCTTACCGCGAAGAAATGGACAAGGATGATTACAAGGACCAGATGAAGCTCTTGCAGCTTCAGCTCGTGCGGCTGATGCATGACGTGAACGCAACCGGCAAGCGCCTCGTGGTCCTGTTCGAGGGCCGCGACGCCGCCGGAAAGGGCGGCACGATCGAGCGCATCCGCGAAAACCTGAACCCGCGCTCGGCCTATATCGTCGCCCTGCCCAAGCCGACCGAGCGCGAATCCGGGCAATGGTATTTCCAGCGCTACACGGACTGGCTGCCTGCGGCAGGCGAAATCGCGTTGTTCGACCGCAGCTGGTACAATCGCGGCGTGGTCGAAAAGGTGTTCGGATTCTGTTCGGATGTCCAGCGCAATGCCTTCTTCCGCCAGCTTCCCGGCTTCGAGCAGACCCTGGTCGATGACGGTATCGTGCTGGTCAAGCTGTGGCTGAATGTCGGCCGGGCCGAACAATTGCAGCGTTTCCTCGACCGCGAGAAGGACCCGCTTAAGCAATGGAAGCTGTCCAGCATCGATGTCGACGGGCTGGCGAAATGGGACGAATATACCGAAGCGATCACAGAGACGCTCAACCTGTCGCATTCGCCCATCGCGCCCTGGACGGTGATCCGCTCGGATGACAAGCGCCGGGCCCGGATCGCGGCGATCCAGACGGTGCTGAACGCCGTCGATTACGCGGGCAAGGATGAAAAGGCCATCGGCGAAATCGACCCGAAGATCGCCGGAGGGCCAGAGATGCTGAAACGGTGA
- a CDS encoding TPM domain-containing protein, with protein MIRAALIWLALAWPAIGQELPDWQYVRVNDLAEILTGGDIVTLDRALIDLNDSTGTQGTVVTLKNRAQYGGSDGLEPFATRLFNHWGIGDARRDDGFMILVLIDDREARIELGAGYPVAANAIARDIMDKTMLPDFRAGQMSQGIRDGTLAVIDRIARPAHSGSQLTPPGSDIGTDTGKSPIWQWPLLAMFLVPFSLFVLWQAASLAGLIGGGIREILLRFRNCPECNHRGLVRMSGGADFKNFRGQEVRGICYWRACPECGWASQKSRPKRIKMFSPHSTSSYEEHSHSRHHHGSAGFGGGSSSGGGASGRW; from the coding sequence GTGATCCGGGCTGCGCTGATATGGCTGGCACTGGCATGGCCTGCAATCGGGCAGGAGCTGCCAGATTGGCAGTATGTCAGGGTCAATGACCTCGCGGAAATCCTGACTGGAGGGGACATTGTCACTCTGGATCGGGCGCTGATCGATCTGAACGATTCCACCGGCACCCAGGGAACCGTCGTCACCTTGAAGAACCGGGCGCAATATGGCGGAAGTGACGGACTGGAGCCCTTCGCGACGCGGCTATTCAATCATTGGGGCATAGGTGACGCCCGGCGCGATGACGGTTTCATGATACTGGTCCTGATCGACGATCGCGAAGCGCGGATCGAACTGGGTGCGGGCTATCCTGTCGCTGCGAATGCCATCGCCCGCGACATCATGGACAAGACCATGCTGCCCGATTTCCGCGCAGGCCAGATGTCGCAGGGTATACGTGACGGCACACTTGCGGTCATCGACCGCATCGCACGCCCCGCCCATAGCGGATCACAACTGACGCCACCCGGTTCTGACATCGGGACGGACACCGGCAAATCTCCCATCTGGCAATGGCCCTTGCTGGCGATGTTCCTGGTGCCATTCAGCCTTTTTGTCCTGTGGCAGGCGGCTTCGCTTGCCGGTTTGATCGGAGGCGGCATTCGCGAGATCCTGCTTCGCTTCCGCAATTGTCCGGAATGCAACCATCGTGGTCTTGTCCGCATGTCCGGGGGAGCCGATTTCAAGAATTTTCGCGGTCAGGAGGTTCGGGGCATCTGCTATTGGCGGGCTTGCCCGGAATGTGGTTGGGCATCGCAGAAAAGTCGTCCCAAGCGGATCAAGATGTTTTCCCCCCATTCAACATCCTCCTATGAGGAGCACAGCCATTCCAGGCATCATCATGGCAGTGCCGGCTTTGGCGGCGGCTCATCCTCGGGCGGAGGTGCTTCAGGGCGCTGGTAG
- a CDS encoding SDR family oxidoreductase, translating to MDLSNARAIVTGGASGLGAATANHFRSCGAQVVVLDLDAAGAEAASVIGAGYAQTDVTDEASVTAAIAKAVEIMGGIDICVNCAGIATGEKTVGREGPHRLDGFRRTVEINLIGTFNVLRLAAAEMVRNQREEKGVIVNTASIAAYDGQKGQAAYAASKAGIAGMTLPIARDLAGQGIRVCAIAPGIFSTPMLRSLPQDVQDSLAAEVTFPKRLGNPEEYARMAGFIVESGYLNGEVIRLDGALRMR from the coding sequence ATGGATCTGTCGAACGCGCGCGCCATCGTGACCGGGGGCGCCTCGGGATTGGGGGCCGCAACGGCCAATCATTTTCGGTCTTGCGGGGCGCAGGTGGTGGTGCTCGATCTCGATGCGGCCGGAGCAGAGGCGGCATCCGTGATCGGCGCGGGCTATGCGCAGACCGATGTGACCGATGAGGCCAGCGTGACCGCCGCCATCGCCAAGGCGGTCGAAATCATGGGCGGCATCGATATCTGCGTGAACTGCGCCGGCATCGCGACCGGGGAAAAGACCGTGGGGCGCGAAGGTCCGCATCGGCTGGACGGGTTTCGCCGCACCGTCGAGATCAACCTGATCGGCACTTTCAACGTGCTGCGGCTTGCCGCCGCCGAGATGGTCAGGAACCAGCGCGAAGAGAAAGGTGTGATCGTCAACACCGCCTCTATCGCTGCATATGACGGGCAAAAGGGACAGGCGGCCTATGCCGCCTCGAAGGCGGGGATCGCCGGGATGACGCTGCCGATCGCCCGCGATCTGGCTGGCCAGGGAATCCGCGTCTGCGCCATCGCCCCGGGCATCTTCAGCACGCCGATGCTGCGCAGTCTTCCGCAGGATGTGCAGGACAGCCTGGCCGCAGAAGTCACCTTCCCCAAGCGCTTGGGCAACCCCGAGGAATATGCCCGCATGGCCGGTTTCATCGTCGAAAGCGGCTATCTGAACGGCGAGGTGATCCGGCTGGACGGCGCATTGCGCATGCGGTGA
- a CDS encoding ABC transporter substrate-binding protein: MRLFSTTMLVSALAAPAFAADPELTVFDWAGFEEPSIFQAYIDKHGDSPTYAFFGDDDEAFQKIASGFQADLVHPCSQMVSKYRDAGLIEPWDTSKIPNFDKLDPKFLDSEIFKDGEGVWYIPTDWGATAVAYNTETVPEEDVASLQVFVDPKYQGRTSLPDSSDDVWALAYLATGTTDWTDVTDEQFQAAADWLREAHQNVAAYWADPSEQAQLMASGAVDVAWSWNDGVVYLQEDDYPVGFQRAAEEGSSTFFCGFVNIKNGPGNEEKLYDFINAWLEPSAGKALLDTIGYGHTSTEAMATIEDEQAVKDGLSEVDAPILAQTPNDPAQREKQLAEFEKIKAGF, from the coding sequence ATGCGTCTTTTCTCCACCACCATGCTGGTGTCCGCCCTCGCGGCACCGGCATTTGCCGCCGATCCCGAATTGACGGTCTTCGATTGGGCGGGCTTCGAGGAACCGTCGATTTTCCAGGCCTATATCGACAAGCATGGCGATAGCCCGACCTATGCCTTTTTCGGCGATGACGACGAGGCCTTCCAGAAAATCGCCTCGGGCTTCCAGGCCGATCTGGTCCATCCTTGCAGCCAGATGGTCAGCAAATATCGCGATGCCGGGCTGATCGAGCCATGGGACACGTCGAAGATCCCGAATTTCGACAAGCTCGATCCGAAATTCCTCGATTCCGAGATATTCAAGGATGGCGAGGGCGTCTGGTATATACCGACCGATTGGGGCGCCACCGCGGTGGCCTACAACACCGAAACGGTGCCCGAAGAGGATGTCGCGAGCCTGCAGGTTTTCGTCGATCCGAAATACCAGGGCCGCACCTCGCTGCCCGACAGTTCCGACGATGTCTGGGCGCTCGCCTATCTGGCAACCGGCACCACCGACTGGACCGATGTCACGGACGAGCAATTCCAGGCCGCCGCCGACTGGCTGCGCGAGGCGCATCAGAACGTCGCCGCCTATTGGGCCGATCCGAGCGAACAGGCGCAGCTGATGGCTTCGGGCGCGGTGGACGTGGCCTGGTCATGGAACGATGGCGTGGTCTATCTGCAAGAGGACGATTATCCCGTTGGTTTCCAGCGCGCGGCAGAGGAAGGGTCTTCGACCTTTTTCTGCGGCTTCGTGAACATCAAGAACGGTCCGGGAAACGAAGAAAAACTCTATGACTTCATCAATGCCTGGCTGGAGCCTTCGGCGGGCAAGGCTTTGCTGGATACGATCGGTTACGGCCACACATCGACCGAGGCGATGGCGACGATCGAGGATGAACAGGCAGTCAAGGACGGGTTGAGCGAGGTCGATGCGCCGATTCTTGCGCAGACCCCGAACGATCCGGCACAGCGGGAAAAGCAGCTTGCCGAGTTCGAGAAGATCAAGGCCGGTTTCTGA
- a CDS encoding Rieske (2Fe-2S) protein has translation MSWTDYSSAPAPGTPICAASDIEDVRALSVTTEKGSFPVLVLRAGETFRAYVNACPHQYLPLNYRGDQLISADGTKLMCTAHGAQFDIHSGEVLQGADCGLDAVPIEVSDGQIRIAATG, from the coding sequence ATGAGCTGGACCGACTATTCCTCGGCCCCCGCGCCGGGCACGCCGATCTGTGCTGCATCCGATATCGAGGATGTGCGGGCGCTGTCGGTAACCACCGAAAAGGGCAGCTTCCCCGTGCTGGTCCTGCGCGCTGGCGAAACCTTCCGCGCCTATGTCAATGCCTGCCCGCATCAATATCTGCCGCTGAATTATCGTGGCGATCAGCTTATATCGGCAGATGGCACGAAACTGATGTGCACGGCGCATGGTGCGCAGTTCGACATCCATTCAGGCGAGGTGCTGCAGGGCGCCGATTGCGGTCTCGACGCCGTGCCGATCGAAGTCAGCGATGGCCAGATCCGTATCGCGGCCACGGGCTGA
- a CDS encoding dodecin family protein, which translates to MSIARVTEISASSETSFEDAVKKGVKRANETLRNVKGAWIKEQSVDCDGGQITGYRVNMMVTFILDD; encoded by the coding sequence ATGTCCATTGCACGAGTAACCGAGATTTCGGCTTCATCGGAAACCAGTTTCGAGGATGCCGTCAAGAAAGGCGTCAAGCGCGCCAACGAGACCCTTCGTAACGTCAAGGGCGCCTGGATCAAGGAGCAGAGTGTCGATTGCGATGGTGGCCAGATCACCGGCTATCGCGTCAACATGATGGTCACATTCATCCTGGACGACTGA